A genomic segment from Zerene cesonia ecotype Mississippi chromosome 5, Zerene_cesonia_1.1, whole genome shotgun sequence encodes:
- the LOC119840100 gene encoding general transcription factor IIH subunit 5, translating into MVNVMKGVLVECDPAMKQFLLHLDETLALGRKFILQDLDETHLFISSDIVDTLQARVDDLMDQLSIPVHDKGL; encoded by the exons ATGGTGAATGTTATGAAAGGAGTTCTTGTAGAATG TGACCCTGCAATGAAGCAATTCCTTTTGCACTTGGATGAAACACTCGCTCTCGGTAGAAAGTTCATCCTACAAGATTTGGACGAAACCCATTTGTTTATCTCCTCAGATATTGTTGATACGCTACAAGCGAGAGTGGATGATTTGATGGACCAACTAAGTATTCCAGTACATGATAAAGGATTGTAA
- the LOC119840099 gene encoding zinc finger HIT domain-containing protein 1, producing the protein MASRESGRVKDAEKKRVLDDAARKRRARKAVEALEQDNFHEDPHADLVMSKKVPKFADSNEKPTRKKKSKSAEYYKMRFRKTFAQLVEEDASFRPDPPNYLSAQAPPSKFPDRHFCAVCGFPSNYTCIPCGARYCCVRCLGTHLDTRCLKWTA; encoded by the exons ATGGCGTCAAGGGAATCTGGTAGAGTTAAAGATGCAGAGAAGAAGAGGGTCTTAGATGATGCAGCAAGGAAAAGACGCGCGCGGAAAGCGGTTGAAGCTCTCGAACAGGACAACTTTCATGAAGATCCTCATGCTGACCTGGTTATGTCCAAAAAAGTACCAAAATTTGCTGATTCTAATGAAAAACCGACGCGAAAGAAGAAATCGAAAAGTGCAGAGTATTATAAGATGAGGTTCAGGAAGACATTTGCACAATTAGTTGAAGAAGATGCTAGTTTTAGGCCAGATCCTCCCAATTATTTGTCAGCCCAAGCACCACCTTCTAA ATTTCCAGATAGACACTTCTGTGCTGTTTGTGGTTTTCCATCAAATTACACTTGTATTCCTTGTGGAGCGCGATATTGCTGCGTACGATGTCTTGGCACACACTTAGACACTAGATGCCTTAAATGGACtgcataa
- the LOC119840131 gene encoding protein atonal homolog 8: MSSVLSTSTADAVQADVKERISERDAGFVSGGDDDDSCSGPAHSDDSGVRLVTDRKRDRTPTRIQPPKKRIRLGSREDLTSPESDSSNPFRPWSFAEEPQNEPLSLVKKTSETSLLRQRRRPIEPPPVTIIKPIGPPRVPPHPGVIEPFSDKKPREQRNYKNMTRERRIEANARERTRVHTISAAFDTLRKAIPAYSHNQKLSKLSVLRIACAYISALSTAMEPDADLSDAVEKVTQTIHTEGKLRKKKDDP, translated from the exons ATGTCCAGTGTTTTGTCTACCAGCACTGCGGATGCTGTTCAAGCTGATGTTAaag AACGTATATCAGAAAGAGACGCGGGTTTTGTATCGGGCGGCGACGATGACGACTCTTGCTCCGGCCCAGCGCACTCCGACGACTCGGGAGTCAGACTCGTCACAGACAGGAAGCGCGACAGAACACCAACCAGAATACAACCACCTAAAAAACGGATAAGACTAGGCTCTAGAGAAGACCTAACTAGCCCTGAAAGCGACTCGTCCAACCCCTTCAGACCCTGGTCCTTCGCGGAGGAACCCCAAAATGAACCTCTCTCCTTAGTCAAGAAGACGAGTGAAACTAGTCTACTTAGGCAACGACGGAGGCCGATAGAACCACCTCCGGTCACAATAATAAAACCCATTGGCCCCCCGAGAGTACCGCCACATCCAGGGGTCATTGAACCGTTCTCAGACAAGAAGCCCAGAGAGCAGAGGAATTATAAGAACATGACAAGGGAGAGGCGGATAGAAGCAAACGCTAGGGAGCGAACGAGGGTCCACACAATAAGCGCTGCGTTTGACACGTTGCGAAAAGCGATACCCGCGTACAGTCACAACCAGAAACTGTCAAAATTATCAGTTTTAAGGATAGCGTGTGCGTACATTTCCGCATTGTCAACAGCGATGGAACCAGATGCGGACCTTTCGGATGCTGTGGAGAAGGTCACGCAGACAATACACACGGAAGGCAAGTTGCGGAAAAAGAAGGACGACCCATGA